The genomic window CCTGAGAAAGTGCTTATTGTAGATCTTCACTGCCAGGATAGAAAGGAAGAGGAAAGAGAAGAAGTGTGGTACAATACTGAAGAATCAGAACACTTGAGAGAATGTTTGAAAGACTTTATTTCAGAGCTAGAGAGCCTGGAAGAATACGACTACTCAAACGGATTCACTGTAGAACTAGAAGGAAAACCTGTGTTCGCCTTAGTAGAACAAGTCAAAGACCAGAAAACAGTTCTCTTCGGCTTAGAAGGAAATGGCAATTCCGAAGAAGTAAGAAACCTGAGAAAAAAACTTGGGGACGACTACGACCATGCCATTGCGTTCTCCACCGATACTCATCAAAGCATTCACCAACTATCCTCCGACAAACAGATAGAAACAAGTAGGATAAACGATGCAGTAAACCAAGCAGAAAACAAACTATCTAAAGCTTCAATAGGTTTCGCTAACCAAAAAGCAGAGGACATGAAGCTACTGCAGGAAGACTACTCTGGTCTGATCTTCAGTATAAACATGTTGATACGGCTAATAGGACTGCTTCTTACACTCATGTACATATGGCTGGTTATATGGGTATTCTTCTAAGAAGGCATAACTTGTTTACTTCAACTTAATACTATACCCGGATTCGACTTCGTTCCTATGCTCCTTAATTCGCGTTTCCAATTTCTCTGAGAAGTCGCTAGCCTTACAGATAGATTGATTTGCAATTACAGGAGGATCAACGAAACGAGGCTTAGGATAAACTGTGAAATCAGGATTATCTGCTCCGACAACAATTTCGAATCCGCCCTCCAAGGCATCCAGTTTTTCTTGGATCAAATCGTTTTCACTATTTTTTAGAACTTCAAGCAGTTCTTCATCGGTTCCAAACAGGTCCTCTTCCTCAATTATCTCTTTTTCAAGAGCTTCATTTATCACCTGACCGAAGACCTTGTTCAATGCCGATTCGCGTGGATTCGCCCACCAGTTCTCATCAGCCTCAATAAACTTCAAACCATACTCAACAGCAACATCCTTGTCAGTCAAGACAAACATGCCTTCTTCGGTATCAAGAGCATCAACAAATTCTCCGACATCCCAGCCTCCATAAGCTTTAGAATCACGCAAGAAATAGTCGATCCTGTCGGCACACAGGTCAGGAGAGTCTCTCTCCAACAGACCAAAGCTATCTTCATCCAAAATATAATCAACATCCAAACCATGCTTTCTCAATATTTCAGGGATCTCAGAACCCATTACCACTTCCTCTAGAAAATTGTCGTGATAATCGTGGTCTTCATTATCGAAAGCAAAATCAACTAGGTGCGAAAACGCAGTATGCGGCACATCATGAAGCAGACCAGCAATCTGCTCCTCCAAACTAGCACCGTGCTCCCTAAGCAGAATCATAACGCCAAGAGAATGCTCAAACCGAGTCATCAACCTCTTATCAATAAAAAACGGCTGCGGACCAGACTGGCTGATACTCTTCAAACGCTGAACAGGATTAGATTCAATCAATTCGATTAAAACATCTTCCTCAATTGTTTTCTCCCCATAGACTCGGTCATCAATTTTCATACAAAGAAGATTGTCTGGTCAAAAATTAAATCACATATGAAATATGCGGCGACCGGGATTTGAACCCGGGTCACCGGCTAACTTCTTCGAAAACCCTCTCAGATTTTCTCGTGCCCCGTTCCTCACGGAACTAAGGGTTTGGAAGGCCGGGGTCTTAGCCACTGGACCATCGCCGCGCAACAAAGATTTGTTGCAGCAATCAAGCCGCATTCAACCTGGTGCTTCAGCGACTTTCTGTAAAACTGTTTTTTGTAGGTTAGTTTCTTAAAATGGTTTTCTTGTTCTTGGCTGGTTTTTTGAATCTTGCATTGCAGTTGTTGTTTATGAGTTCTGAAGATTTGAGTATTGAGGAAAGTGCCGAGGTTGCTGCTGAGAAACTGATAGACGGTGAAATGAGCGGTGACAGGGTTGAAGTCGACAAACAGAATGAGTTTGACGAGAAACTGGAGACAGACCTCAACACCGATGGTGTCTGGAGCGAACAGGAAATAGAATACCTGAAGAACAACAGCCAGAACATGAGTAACGACGAATTAAAGGAGTTTTTCATGAAGAACTCAGATTTCCAAGAAACCAAATTCGAAAGATTCTCCCGGTCCGAGAAAAAATACGTGATGAAAAACTTCCCGGCCCAAAACCTTGATACAATCGCAGACCAGCTAAACCGACCTGTAGAAGAAGTAGAGAAAAAGATTGAGATGCTAGGACTAGGACATGAACTGAAATAAGAGAGAAGTGAACAAAAAACATGGATAAAGAAGAGATAAGGAAAAAAGCTCTCAAAGATACGAGAGAAGAACTTGAAGAAATTGATAAAATCAAACTATTGATGAAGGCAGTTAAAACACTAGACCAGCTGCAGAACAACCAGTACAAGGAAATGGAATCCTTCAGAGACTGGTACAATGTGCATTTCCCGGAGCTGGAGCAAGAAATAGAAGACGACAGCCATTTACTTAAGATACTTTCCGATACCATCGAGAAAGATAATCTAGACGCATTCAGCGAACTAGCTGAATCCTCAACAGGTATGCACCTAGAAAAGGAGGACAAACAGATACTTGAACAGTTTGCTACTTCTCTCAACAGCAAACAAGAATTTATCACGGATTTAGAGGACTATGTTGAGAAGATAGCTAAACAGGAAATGCAGAACCTTTCAATACTGCTTGGACCGGTACTTGCCGCTAGGATAACACATCTGGCAGGGGGGCTGGAAAACCTGGCGAAGAAACCTGCCTCCACAATACAAATGCTTGGCGCAGAAAAAGCATTGTTCAGATTCCTAAGAGAAGGAGGAAACCCTCCAAAACACGGTGTGCTCTTCAAACACGAATACGTAAGCCCACTACACCCAGACAAAAGAGGAAAAATGGCAAGATTCCTTGCAAATAAGGCGGCAATAGCAGCACGACTAGACCAGTACGGAGACAAAAACAAAGGAGAAGACCTGAGAGAAGAATGCAGGGAAAAATACGAGGAAGTAGAACAGGAGTAGTCTCTGTCTAACTCTTAGTATTTTCTACTTCCAGCCATGGTACTTCTATGAGAGGCGGAATATGAGTCTCGATGTGGTGCCCCCACACACCCTGTTCTCCAAATGCTTCCCCATGATCTGAAGTGATGACCACTTTTCCATCTAAATCCGTAGCTAGCTCTTGAACGCATTCCAACGCTTTTCTCATGTTTTCCTCATGGAGAATCTTCATCGTTTCTTCGCTATCCCCCAAAAAAGCCTTAACAAAGTTCATTGGGCTAAGAGACATCATTAAACCGATTTTCATAGCAGTCTCACTTCTCTCCAGTCTCTCAATTAGGCTGCTAAGCCTTTCGCTTACAGAATCAGGGAGTATCTGCCTAGATTCTGACTCAATCTTTCCAATACTTTGTTTCTTCATATTCTCCATACGACTGCTTCCATATCCTATAAAGGGTTTATGTGGCTGCATATAATGTATTACTGTTCTCCGATCAGATATATCCTCTTTTTTATCCTTAAATTCTTTATTTACTGCTTCTGGCGTGACTGTACCCATTTTGCTGTTCCAAGAGGAATCCCAGATGTCTACTACATTTGCAATGTATCTTGAAGGATTAGTCTCGTATTTCTCGGGAATATAATCAAATTCGTTTAACTTAATGTTTCTTCCATTGATAAATGGGTTTGTAGAAAACCAGTTAATGTTTTGCCGCCTGTTCAAGTTCTTTTCAACCCATTCTGGCGTCGCTGAAGCATTACTATTCCTCTTCTCTAGATTACCGCTAAAATAATCTGTGTAGACTTCCTGAAAAACATCATATCTAGCACAGTCCAATATTATTGCATAATCCCAATCTTCTTCCAAGAACTGTTGATTTTTCATAAATTCTATTTAGTGCATATGTTTTAATTCTTCACTTAAGCTCTTTTTACCTATGCAAGAATCTCAAACCAAGATATACAGAAAACAGAACAAAATATACACAAAAAATGCGGACTCAGGCGAAAAAGTATATGGAGAACAACTACTAACTGAAGAAGGAAAACAGTATAGGAACTGGCAGCCAAGCCGTTCAAAAGCAGGAGCAGCAGTAATGAAAGGAGTTAACCTGGGTATAAGTCACGATGATGAAGTACTTTATCTTGGTGCTGCCTCGGGAACGACCGTTTCACACTTCTCAGACATAGTTCAGGAAGGATTTATCTATGCAGTCGAATACAGCGACACAGTAATCAAAAAACTTGTTGAACTAGCGGAAAAAAGAGAAAACATAGCTCCAATACTCGGAGACGCCCGCAAACCAGAAGAATACGAAGAAATGGTTCAAGGAGAAGTAGATGTTGTCTTCCAAGATATCTCCCAAAGCGACCAACCTGAAATCTTTCTAAAAAATGCTGAAAAATTCCTGAAACCGAACGGGATAGGACTGATAGCAATTAAAGCACACTCGATCTCAACAAGCAAGGAAGAAAGCAAAATATTTGAAGAAGTAAAAGAAAAACTAACTCAGAAATTCGAAATCAAGAAGGAAAAAATGCTTGAACCATACGAGAAAAACCACTTATTCCTGAAAATGCGTTACAAACAGTGATGCAAACTTGAAAACAGTAATGGCGCAAGGAACCTTCGATATAATACATCCTGGTCACCTACACTACCTAAAGAAATCTGCAGAACTCGGTGAAAAACTAACTGTAGTTATAGCTCGAGACTCACGGGTGAAAGAGAGAAAAGACCTGGTATTCACTGAGGAAGAGCGTAGAGAATTAGTTGATTCGCTGGAAATGGTTGACAAAGCCGTACTAGGAAATAAAGGCGACATCTACTCAACTGTGGAAAAGATCAATCCAGACACAATAACACTTGGCTACGACCAGAAACACGACGAAGAAGAAGTCAAAAAAATGGCAGAAAACGCAACAAACCACGAAGTCGAAGTAAAAAGGATTTCAGGGTTTCAAAACTACTCCTCATCAAACATCAAAAAATAAATACTGTAGCATGTTTCCCTCCACCTCTTCTCTCTGCCCCGTGGTTTTTATTCAACTGTCTTCAGAAATAGTACCTGTGTTCAACTCCCGTATAGGACAGACCAGCGTAGAATACCTAACCACCTACGGATGGATGATCGCAGCCGTCACAATCGTAGGAGGAACAATGTACACACAGGTAGACTACGGAAGCGGCTGCCAACTACAAAGCACAGACTTCAGCCCCCCATTCCCAGTAATAGACAACCTATACCAATATGAAAATAATACAGTGTTCATGACGGTGCAAAACCCTCAAGACAAAGATGTAAGAATACAAGATGTAAGCATTCTATCCGAAGGAGAAAGAAAAGCATCATTCGAAGTCAACAAAGAACTCAACGGACAATCCACCACCTCAGTAACAACAAACCAGTTCAACAACACGGAAGAATGCCAAACACTCCAGACAGAAATCACATACACCACAAACTCATTACAGAACCTGACAACCAAAGGAAAGATAACCGGAAAACTCGACCTAGTACCTTTAGCAGCAGTAATGCAAATACAACCAGCCTTCGCAGACCCAAAAGAACAAATAACATTTAACGCATCAGAATCAGAAGGCACAAACACCATCAGCAACTATAAATGGGATTTCGGAGACGGAAACACTTCAGAAAAACCAGTAGCACAACACAACTACAGCAAAGCCGGTGTTTACACAGTAGAACTAACTGTAGAAGACTCAGAAGGACTAAAAACAACAAAAACAACCCAGGTCTACATCGGAGGAGTAATCAGAAAAGGAGGGGGCAGCCTAACAAAACTAGGAACATCAAACACAATAGCATCAACATGCATAGGAGACAAATGCAGCAATACGACCCAGCCAGAAGATGAAGTCGTCACAACAAACGGAGACCATATGACAGGACCATTAGTTACACAAAAAATAATTCTGCTTGACTCAAAAACATGCATAACCTCACAGAGGTCGTTAGACGCAGATCAAGGCTGCAAAACAGTTAGTAAAGGAGAATCACAGCCTTTATCCGAATCCAGCTACAAACTGGATGGAAGCCTAAAAGTACCTCAAATAATCTCTAACAACACTCTATGCATAGGACCCGAAACCAACTGCTGACCAAAAAACTCTGCCTTAACTCAAATATCAACAGATTATTAATCCATGAAAACAACCAAAGTTAATGTGAATCGCAAAATACTTTACATACTCATATCATTAGTACTTCTGACAACACTCTCACAGGCACAATTAGAGTTCAGAACAGAATCACCAATCGATTCATACTCAAACTTTGACATGAACAACAACGCAATAACCAACCTCTCCAACCCACAGAACCCTCAAGACGCAGTAAACCAAAGATTTGCCTACAGAAACTTCATAGATCAAGACGGAGACACACTTCTAGGAGACCTCTACTTGAACGGAAACGACATATACGGCGTTGGAAGGATGGAACTAGAAAACGGAACCAACATAACAGGCAACCTAGAAATAAACGGAACAACAACACTAGAAGACGACATCAACCTCCAAGGAAACAATATTAACCTCCAAAACGGCTACCTATCAAACGACGGCGACAACGAAGGAATAAAAATAGATGATAGCGGTAATATTAATGTTCCTAGTGGAAATATAGTACTTAACAAGACAACAAGCCAGTATATCAGTCTTAGGAATGGTAAGCCTGAAATAAGGTTCACAGATACAAATTCTTTCACAGATTCTAATGATTATGGGATCCTTCGAGGGCAGAATAATGACTTAAGGTTGAAGTGGTACGACTCAAACTCGGGAATATCCAATATACTTGTTGCTCACTCAAGCGGGGATGTCGAAATACCTAGTGGCGACCTCGATATGAACAACAACAATATTCACAACTTAAACTCACTGGATGGTGGCGGAGACACGATCAAAACAGATGATGGGATAGATCTTAACGGGAATAAGGTTACTTCATCGAATGGAGAAGTATGCATGGGGCAGTACTGCTAAGGAGGATTGAAAAATTAATGGATCAAAAAGAACAGATGATTGACGAATTGAAACATAAACAAAGAGAAAAAAAGTTTCTGAAGATAGCTGCAACTGCATTAGTATTTGCAGTGATAGGTTTCGTAGCATTTCAAAACCTTCCTCTGGGGAACATAGGAAACACTCAAACCAATGAAGAGATACAAGCAGACAAGACAATACAGATAGCAAACGGCGTACGACCATACAGAACAACTATAACCTCATCGGGCACAGTCGAGATGAAAAATGCTAGAAGCCAAGAAGTCAAGGTAACATTTGAAACCAACGACATCAATCAAGAGCTAACAATACCATCAAACCA from Candidatus Nanohalobium constans includes these protein-coding regions:
- a CDS encoding HD domain-containing protein, producing MKIDDRVYGEKTIEEDVLIELIESNPVQRLKSISQSGPQPFFIDKRLMTRFEHSLGVMILLREHGASLEEQIAGLLHDVPHTAFSHLVDFAFDNEDHDYHDNFLEEVVMGSEIPEILRKHGLDVDYILDEDSFGLLERDSPDLCADRIDYFLRDSKAYGGWDVGEFVDALDTEEGMFVLTDKDVAVEYGLKFIEADENWWANPRESALNKVFGQVINEALEKEIIEEEDLFGTDEELLEVLKNSENDLIQEKLDALEGGFEIVVGADNPDFTVYPKPRFVDPPVIANQSICKASDFSEKLETRIKEHRNEVESGYSIKLK
- a CDS encoding NOP5/NOP56 family protein, whose protein sequence is MDKEEIRKKALKDTREELEEIDKIKLLMKAVKTLDQLQNNQYKEMESFRDWYNVHFPELEQEIEDDSHLLKILSDTIEKDNLDAFSELAESSTGMHLEKEDKQILEQFATSLNSKQEFITDLEDYVEKIAKQEMQNLSILLGPVLAARITHLAGGLENLAKKPASTIQMLGAEKALFRFLREGGNPPKHGVLFKHEYVSPLHPDKRGKMARFLANKAAIAARLDQYGDKNKGEDLREECREKYEEVEQE
- a CDS encoding fibrillarin-like rRNA/tRNA 2'-O-methyltransferase; its protein translation is MQESQTKIYRKQNKIYTKNADSGEKVYGEQLLTEEGKQYRNWQPSRSKAGAAVMKGVNLGISHDDEVLYLGAASGTTVSHFSDIVQEGFIYAVEYSDTVIKKLVELAEKRENIAPILGDARKPEEYEEMVQGEVDVVFQDISQSDQPEIFLKNAEKFLKPNGIGLIAIKAHSISTSKEESKIFEEVKEKLTQKFEIKKEKMLEPYEKNHLFLKMRYKQ
- a CDS encoding adenylyltransferase/cytidyltransferase family protein; protein product: MAQGTFDIIHPGHLHYLKKSAELGEKLTVVIARDSRVKERKDLVFTEEERRELVDSLEMVDKAVLGNKGDIYSTVEKINPDTITLGYDQKHDEEEVKKMAENATNHEVEVKRISGFQNYSSSNIKK
- a CDS encoding PKD domain-containing protein, whose protein sequence is MVFIQLSSEIVPVFNSRIGQTSVEYLTTYGWMIAAVTIVGGTMYTQVDYGSGCQLQSTDFSPPFPVIDNLYQYENNTVFMTVQNPQDKDVRIQDVSILSEGERKASFEVNKELNGQSTTSVTTNQFNNTEECQTLQTEITYTTNSLQNLTTKGKITGKLDLVPLAAVMQIQPAFADPKEQITFNASESEGTNTISNYKWDFGDGNTSEKPVAQHNYSKAGVYTVELTVEDSEGLKTTKTTQVYIGGVIRKGGGSLTKLGTSNTIASTCIGDKCSNTTQPEDEVVTTNGDHMTGPLVTQKIILLDSKTCITSQRSLDADQGCKTVSKGESQPLSESSYKLDGSLKVPQIISNNTLCIGPETNC